TCTACCATGGATATTAATGATTTCATTGAAAAACGTACTCGTCAAGCAGGAGCTATTCCTGAAGAAATTGGTTTTGAGGGCTACCCTTATGCATCATGTACCTCAACCAATGATGAAATTTGCCACGCCTTCCCTGATAAAAAGACCATTTTAAAAGCTGGCGATATTTGTTCCGTAGATACTGTCCTCTCGCTGGATGGATTTTTTACCGATACTTGCCATACCTTTAAGATTGGAGAGGTCGACTCTGACGTCCAACACCTCTTAGATGTCACCAAGAAGAGCCTTTACTTGGGAATTGAGCAGGCAGTGGCTGGTAACCGGATTGGGGATATCGGTCATGCTATTCAAAGTTATGCAGAAGCAGAAGGCTTTGGTGTTGTTCGTGACTTTGTCGGTCATGGCATCCAACCCACCATGCACGAAGATCCGCAAATTCCACATTATGGACGCCCTGGACGTGGTCAACGCCTTCGTGAAGGTATGACGATCTGTATCGAACCCATGATTACCATGGGTGGCTACCAAGCCAAGGTGGATAGTAACGGTTGGACAGCGCGCACAGTGGATGGTTCCTGGTGTGCCCAATATGAGCATACTCTAGTAGTCACTGCAGATAAACCCAAGATTTTGACCATGCAAAAAGCAGAAGCTGGTGACGAAGACTTAGGCATCGACTCCTTGCAAATTGATTTTAATCGAGGAAATTAAAAGCTAAGGAAGTGAAAATATGAAGCAATCGTCAATTCAAGAAAATCGACGGAGCTACCGCCACCATCAACCGGATGATAATAAGAATAACGGTAAGACAAAGAAAATTTTTAAGGGACTGGGCCTGGTTTTAGGAATTATTGTAGTCGTCTTTATTATTCGCTTAGCCTTTAACTTCTTTAATTTTTCCGGGGCCATCTATCAGAATGTTGACCGGGAAAATATGCGTGATAGTCGGATATCGCTCAAGGATGGCGACCCGGTAAATATTTTACTCGAGGGGATCGATAATGGCGCTTTAATGTATGAAAATGTTAAAGATGGTCGTTCAGATGTCATGATGGTGATTACCATCAACCCCAAAGAGGGCAAATCAACCATCCTAAGCCTCCCCCGCGACACCCTGGCTCCCCAAGGGAAGACTAATGACTTCAATAAATTGAACCATGCTTATATGAATGGGGGTATGGAGGACTCCATTAATTCCATCCAACGTTTCCTTGATGTCCCTATTGACCATTATGTTGAAGTCAATATGCAAGGGTTCATTGATATTATTGATGGCATGGGCGGTATTGAAATTACGTCACCCATGACTTTTGAACAAGATGGAGTCAGCTTTACTGAAGGTGAAACACGGACCTTATCTGGTAAGGAAGCCATGATGTATGTACGGATGCGTAAAATGGATCCTGAGGGGGATATTGGCCGTCAAAAACGCCAACAACAATTGGTTCAAGCTGTTATTGACCGACTCTTATCCATGGATACGGTCTTTAACTATGAAGAAATTTTAAATACTCTCGGTGATAATTTGCGGACTGATTTACGGCCCAATGACATGCTGGCCCTCCAACAAAATTATTTACAAGCCCTTAAGAATCCTATCCACTTAGTCTTTGATGACTGGTTAGATTTGAATTTAACTTTTGGTTGGTATTTAGCGATTGAGGAAGAAGACCGCATCCGCATGTCTAATCGGATTCGGGCCTTACTGGAACTGGAACCCACCCAGTCGGCCATTGTTTACCCGGTAAGCTTTAATATTCCACCAGTCTATTTCCCTGTTTCGGATTTAAATGGTAATGGCATTCTTGAAGACGAAGAAATGGCCATTAAACCGGGCGTTTATGAGAAAGATAAACTCGACCGTTTGATTGAAAAAGAATTTGGAGAAGAAGGGCTAAATTATGAGGCTCAAAATCAACCGCAAGTTGACGATGCTTCAGGGGACACGGTGAGACCAAGCGAAAATGGCTTGCCTCAAGCTGAAAGTCAGCAACCTGCCTATCAGCCACAAGCACCGGTTAGTCCGACTCCCGCCCCCCAGCCTCAAGCTCCCGCACCTCTCCCTCAAGCTCCGGCTCCCCAAGCTCCAGGTCTAGGAGTCAACCGAGCCCAACAACCGGCAGCAGGAGGGGGAGCAGTGGCACCAGAAAACACAGTGCCCGCTCCCGCAGCTCCGGGAAGCTATTAATTGCATGAAAAATTGAAAACCGATAAAAGAAAGGAAGTCGATCATGGGCATTAGAAATGCACTATACGCTGGTAGCTTTGATCCAATGACTAAAGGTCATGTCGATATGATTGAGCGCGCTAGCCGTATTTTTGATACCCTCTATGTTGCTGTAGCAGTGAACACCACTAAACAAGCCCTCTTTAGCGATGAAGAAAAATTAGCTTTGGCTAAAGAAGCCTTAGCTGGGTTGGATAATGTGGAAGTTATGCGTCTCACGGGTGGTTTGACCATTGACTTAGCCAAATCTCTGAATTGCTGTGCCCTCATTCGTGGCGTCCGCAATGTCAAAGACTTTGAGTATGAGACTAACATTGCCTTGATGAATAAACTGCAAGCGGATGATGTCGAAACCTTACTCATGCTGTCGGATGAAAAATACCGCTTCGTCTCTTCCAGTCTTATCAAAGAAACCGCCTATTTCGGTGGTGATGTCTCTGCCTTAGTGCCTGAATGTGTCAATCAGGCCATTATTGCTAAGTTCAATAAAGAACACGGAAAAGATTAATGTTCGGAATTAGCGATTATAATCAAGAGCTATTCCCTTAAATTTCTCTATAAAACGAATATTTTTCCCTAAAATAGCCGATTAGCCTTGATTTTTAATGGCGTGGTGTTACAATGTTAAAGGTTTATTTTAATAGTTTGAATGATTTAGTGAAATTAGGAGAGAATAAATGCAAACTTTTGATTATGAGCAAGTCCAGTTAATCCCTGCTAAGTGTATTGTACAGAGCCGGTCGGAATGTGATACGGGTATTCAATTTGGACCTCATAAGTTCAAGATTCCGGTTGTCCCTGCTAACATGCAAACGGTCCTTAATGAATCCTTAGCCGAAAAATTAGCTGCTAATGGTTATTTCTACATTATGCACCGTTTTGAACCGGAAAAACGTTTAGATTTTATCCGTCGTATGAATCAAAAAGGACTTTATACTTCTGTTAGTGTTGGGGTGAAGCCTGAAGAATATGACTTTATCGATGAAGTGAAAGAGTCTGGTGAAAAAGTAGACTACATCACCATTGATATTGCCCATGGTCACTCCCATACGGTTATTGATATGATTAAATATATCAAGAAACAACTACCTGATACCTTTGTCATTGCAGGGAATATTGCCACTCCAGAAGCCGTCCGTGACTTAGAAAATGCCGGTGCTGACGCTACCAAGGTTGGTGTAGGGCCAGGTCGGGTATGTATTACTAAGATTAAAACGGGGTTTGGGACCGCAGGCTGGCAATTAGCGGCCATTCGCCTATGCGCTAAAGCAGCCCGTAAGCCAATTATTGCTGACGGGGGTATCCGTACCCATGGTGACATTGCTAAGAGCTTCCGCTTTGGCGCTTCCATGGTGATGATTGGTTCCTTACTCGCAGCCCATGAAGAATCACCAGGTGAAGAAGTCATTCAAAATGGACAAAAATATAAGGAATATTTTGGCTCTGCTTCTGAATTTCAAAAGGGCGAATATAAGAATGTTGAAGGCAAGAAAATTTTAATTGAAAGCCGCGGCAGCATCTTCAAA
This genomic stretch from Aerococcus mictus harbors:
- a CDS encoding GMP reductase, with translation MQTFDYEQVQLIPAKCIVQSRSECDTGIQFGPHKFKIPVVPANMQTVLNESLAEKLAANGYFYIMHRFEPEKRLDFIRRMNQKGLYTSVSVGVKPEEYDFIDEVKESGEKVDYITIDIAHGHSHTVIDMIKYIKKQLPDTFVIAGNIATPEAVRDLENAGADATKVGVGPGRVCITKIKTGFGTAGWQLAAIRLCAKAARKPIIADGGIRTHGDIAKSFRFGASMVMIGSLLAAHEESPGEEVIQNGQKYKEYFGSASEFQKGEYKNVEGKKILIESRGSIFKTLKEMQEDLQSSISYAGGRDLGALRTVDYVVIPSIYNGD
- the coaD gene encoding pantetheine-phosphate adenylyltransferase, translated to MGIRNALYAGSFDPMTKGHVDMIERASRIFDTLYVAVAVNTTKQALFSDEEKLALAKEALAGLDNVEVMRLTGGLTIDLAKSLNCCALIRGVRNVKDFEYETNIALMNKLQADDVETLLMLSDEKYRFVSSSLIKETAYFGGDVSALVPECVNQAIIAKFNKEHGKD
- the map gene encoding type I methionyl aminopeptidase gives rise to the protein MITIKSEREIQAMAEAGRLVASIMEELRDIIEPGISTMDINDFIEKRTRQAGAIPEEIGFEGYPYASCTSTNDEICHAFPDKKTILKAGDICSVDTVLSLDGFFTDTCHTFKIGEVDSDVQHLLDVTKKSLYLGIEQAVAGNRIGDIGHAIQSYAEAEGFGVVRDFVGHGIQPTMHEDPQIPHYGRPGRGQRLREGMTICIEPMITMGGYQAKVDSNGWTARTVDGSWCAQYEHTLVVTADKPKILTMQKAEAGDEDLGIDSLQIDFNRGN
- a CDS encoding LCP family glycopolymer transferase, whose protein sequence is MKQSSIQENRRSYRHHQPDDNKNNGKTKKIFKGLGLVLGIIVVVFIIRLAFNFFNFSGAIYQNVDRENMRDSRISLKDGDPVNILLEGIDNGALMYENVKDGRSDVMMVITINPKEGKSTILSLPRDTLAPQGKTNDFNKLNHAYMNGGMEDSINSIQRFLDVPIDHYVEVNMQGFIDIIDGMGGIEITSPMTFEQDGVSFTEGETRTLSGKEAMMYVRMRKMDPEGDIGRQKRQQQLVQAVIDRLLSMDTVFNYEEILNTLGDNLRTDLRPNDMLALQQNYLQALKNPIHLVFDDWLDLNLTFGWYLAIEEEDRIRMSNRIRALLELEPTQSAIVYPVSFNIPPVYFPVSDLNGNGILEDEEMAIKPGVYEKDKLDRLIEKEFGEEGLNYEAQNQPQVDDASGDTVRPSENGLPQAESQQPAYQPQAPVSPTPAPQPQAPAPLPQAPAPQAPGLGVNRAQQPAAGGGAVAPENTVPAPAAPGSY